In Gossypium arboreum isolate Shixiya-1 chromosome 6, ASM2569848v2, whole genome shotgun sequence, the following are encoded in one genomic region:
- the LOC128293785 gene encoding LOW QUALITY PROTEIN: uncharacterized protein LOC128293785 (The sequence of the model RefSeq protein was modified relative to this genomic sequence to represent the inferred CDS: inserted 1 base in 1 codon; substituted 3 bases at 3 genomic stop codons) has translation MGIVKFDDASNTENPLPNHGDKGINAIIESLGKEIKMSIAEVNTLLEEVWKKMVERGSLEEADVCASEEGSTKDVYKVNHPVVIISRPRMNEAGAQVEPKVVIQKPVAFPYKDSKRVPWNYSYNVTFSGEETPINASEEVQDEGFYTHSGRRYTPNTKVEQVKEKLLAIEQKKEKPAGPEPNVNESMTEKEAKEFLKFLKHSEYSIVEQLHKQPVRISVLALLLSFETHRSALMKVLNETYVANDIFVNKLDRLVNNISADNFIFFNDDEVPPGGRGSTKALHITTHCKGYTLLGVLIDNGSALNVLPLSTLSRLPVDSSHMKTCQNVVRAFDGTERKVMGRIEVPLLIGPSTYEVDFLVMDIKPSYNCLLGRPWIHSAGAVPSSLHQKLKLVTEGRLVTINAEEDIIAVITSDAPYLEANDEVIECSFRSLEFVNATFIIEGNKIPMPRLSETTRIGLRLTIGKGALPGRGLGRYLQGRINVPMMKDKQDRFGSPDINDASDIATNSESPFERDMCLEGSQDFEDDGDCNLSPDLLRMVEHEEKQILPHKETVEVVNLGDELEMREVKIGACITTETKRDLIELLQKFKDVFAWSYQDMPRLSTDLVVHRLPIKEECKPVQQKLRRMRLDVLLKIKEEVKKQFDAGFLQVVKYSEWVANIVPVPKKDGKVRMCVDYRDLNKASSKDNFPLPHIDTLVVNTAGYSLFSFMDGFSGYNQVKMHPKDMNKTIFVTMWGTFCYKVMPFGLKNAGATYQRAMVTLFHDMMHKEIEVYVDDMIAKSRTEEEHVQVLRKLFLRLRKFQLKLNPAKCTFGARSGKLLGFVVSGKGIEIDLDKVKAIQELPPPRTQKEVRGFLGRLNYIARFISQLTEKCDPIFRLLKKHNPDGWDEECQKTFDKVKQYLSNAPVLTPPNPDKPLILYLTVFENSIGCVLGQHDESGRKERAIYYLSKKFTECETRYSXIEKLCCALIWTTRRLRQYMLYHTTWLISKMDPLKYLMESTALNGRMARWQILLSEFDIVYVNXKAVKGSAMADFLASRSLEDYEPLNFDFPNEDLMYVATTEEDLQEGHPWKLNFDGASNAVGNGIGAVLVSPSGDHYPFTSKLDFDCTNNMAEYEACIMGIRAAIERKIKMLEVYGDSALVIYQLKDEWETRDPKLINYQRLILELIKEFDNIVFYYLPREENQMADALATLASMIKVNQPEDVKPIXISIYEAPAHCYNLEEEEENDDCPWYHDILRYVKNCEYPDQATENDKRTLRRLASDYVLDGEILYKRRKDQVLLRCVDAIEAKKILEEVHEGGCGTHANGFTMARQIMRFGYYWSTMEEDCINYAKRCHKCQIYGDKINVPPSPLYVMTSPWPFSMWGIDVIGPISPKASNGYRFIFVVIDYFTKWVEAALYANVTKSAVSKFLKKEIICRYGIPERIISDNVLNLNNSTRADVCSQFKIRHHNSSPYRPKMNGAVEAVNKNIKKIVGKMKETYKDWHEKLPFALYAYRTSIRTSTGATPFSLVYGMEAVLPIEVKIPSLRVLSEVKMDEAEWIQSRYDQLNLIEEKRLRTIHHGQMYQKXMIRAYNKKVRPREFHKGDLVLKKILPIQKDFRGKWMPNWEGPYVVKKAFSGGALILAEMDGKTLSNPVNSDSVKKYFA, from the exons atggggattgtgaaatttgatgatgcaTCCAATACAGAGAACCCATTACCTAACCATGGGGATAAGGGAATAAATGCGATAATCGAGAGTTTGGGGAAAGAAATTAAGATGAGTATTGCAGAAGTGAATACCTTGTTGGAGGAagtttggaagaaaatggtggaaagagg GAGCCTGGAAGAAGCAGATGTGTGTGCCTCCGAAGAGGGGTCGACGAAGGACGTTTACAAAGtcaaccacccagtggttatcatatcacgtccGAGAATGAATGAAGCCGGGGCACAAGTTGAGCCAAAAGTCGTGATCCAAAAGCCCGTTGCTtttccttataaagatagcaaaagggtaccGTGGAACTATAGCTACAATGTGACATTCTCGGGAGAGGAGACCCCGATCAATGCATCAGAGGAAGTTCAAGACGAAGGTTTTTATACACACAGCGGAAGGCGTTATACCCCAAATACAAAAGTCGAGCAGGTTAAAGAAAAATTATTAGCaattgagcaaaagaaagagaagccgGCGGGGCCTGAACCAAATGTTAATGAATCAATGACTGAAAAAGAAgccaaggaattcttaaaattcctaaagcacaGCGAATATAGTATCGTAGAACAGTTGCACAAACAGCCAGTGCGTATATCGGTACTGGCCTTACTTTTAAGTTTCGAAACCCATCGCagcgcattgatgaaggtgctgaatgaaacttatgttgctaacgatatctttgtaaacaaactggaccgcttagtcaacaatataagCGCCGACAACTTTATATTCTTCAATGACGATGAGGTACCGCCAGGGGGCCGAGGATCaactaaagctttgcacatcacgacTCACTGTAAAGGGTACACGTTACTgggggtattgattgacaatgggtctgCACTGAATGTCCTACCCCTCTCTACGCTGAgtaggttgccagtggatagttcccatatgaagacatgccaaaatgTAGTGAGAGCCTTTGATGGCACGGAAAGGAAGGTAATGGGGAGAATTGAAGTACCCCTCTTAATCGGGCCGAGCACATACGAGGTAGATTTCTTGGTCATGGACATTAAGCCTTCGTATAATTGcttattggggagaccatggatacactcggcgggggcagtcccttcatcgctgcatcaaaagttgaaattagtgACCGAAGGTCGGTTAGTAACAATCAATGCTGAAGAGGACATCATTGCGGTAATAACCAGTGATGCCCCATATCTGGAGGCAAATGATGAAGTAATCGAGTGCTCTTTTCGATCTTTGGAGTTTGTGAATGCGACGTTCATCATCGAAGGAAATAAGATTCCAATGCCCAGGTTATCTGAGACTACAAGAATAGGACTACGGCTAACTATTGGAAAAGGGGCTCTACCCGGAAGGGGACTCGGGAGATACCTCCAAGGAAGGATTAATGTACCAATGATGAAGGACAAACAAGACCgttttgg gtctccagatatcaatgacgcGAGTGACATTGCTACTAATtcagaatctccttttgagcgagatatgtgtcTGGAGGGATCCCAAGACTTTGAGGATGACGGAGActgtaacttatcccctgatttgttaaggatggtagaacacgaggagaaacagattctaccccacaaagagactgtagaagtcgtgaacttgggagatgaactagaaatgagagaagtaaagatcggagcttgcatcaccacagagacaaagcgggaccttattgagttactccaaaagttcaaggatgtctttgcatggtcatatcaggatatgcctagGCTAAGTACTGACCTTGTGGTACACaggctccccatcaaagaagaatgcaagccagttcagcaaaagctTCGAAGGATGCGGCTCGATGTtctattgaaaataaaagaggaggtcaagaagcaatttgatgctggtttcttacaagtagttaagtactcggaatgggtagccaacatcgtccccgtccctaaaaaagatggaaaggtacggatgtgtgtagactacagagacttaaacaaggccagctcgaaagataatttcccgttgcctcatatcgacaccttagtggtcaatacggcaggttactcactcttctccttcatggatggtttctcagggtacaatcaggTCAAGATGCATCCtaaagacatgaataaaaccataTTTGTGACtatgtggggaaccttttgctataaagtaatgccgttcggattgaaaaatgcgggagcaacatatcagagagccatggtaaccctatttcatgatatgatgcataaagaaattgaagtctatgtcgacgacatgatcgccaaatctcggactgaagaagagcatgtgcaagtcttgaggaaattatttttgaggttgagaaaattccagttgaaactcaatcccgcaaaatgtaccttcggagcCAGGTCAGGTAAACTGCTAGGATTCGTGGTCAGtggaaaagggattgagattgacctagataaagtcaaagccatacaagagttacctccaccacgtactcagaaggaagttcgaggattcctaggaagactaaattacatcgctcggtttatttcacaactaaccgagaaatgtgaccccatattccgtctccttaagaaacacaaccctgatggttgggacgaggaatgccagaagactttcgacaaagttaagcaatatttgtctaatgccccagtgttgacaccacctaatccagataagccactgatactgtatttgacggtatttgaaaattctattggatgtgtgcttggccaacacgatgaatcaggaaggaaagaaagagcgatatattacctcagtaaaaagtttactgagtgtgagacgagatact tcattgaaaagttgtgctgtgccttgatctggacaacccgaagactgagacaatacatgttgtatcacacAACTTGGCTAATCTCTAAAATGGACcctttgaagtacttgatggagtcgactgccttgaacgggagaatggctcgatggcaaattttactttctgaatttgatatagtctatgtgaactagaaggccgtaaaagggagtgcgatggcagatttcctagccagcagatctctagaggactacgagcctctAAACTTTGacttcccaaatgaagatctaatgtacgtagcaaccactgaagaagaccttcaagaaggtcatccttggaagctaaactttgacggagcatcGAATGCCGTGGGCAATGGAATCGGGGCAGTCCTGGTATCCCCGagcggagatcattatcccttcactagtaaattagattttgactgtacgaacaatatggcagaatatgaagcatgcatcatgggaatacgtgcggccatagaacgtaaaatcaagatgttagaggtatatggagattctgccctagtgatttatcaactcaaagatgaatgggagacaagagatcccaaattgatcaattaccagaggttgatccttgagttaattaaagagtttgataatattgtcttctactacctcccacgagaagaaaatcaaatggctgacgccctagcaactttagcttctatgattaAGGTGAACCAACCAGAGGATGTGAAGCCAATCTAAATTAGCATTTACGAGgccccggctcattgttacaacctcgaagaagaagaggaaaatgatgattgcccttggtaccacgatatcctacgatatgtgaagaattgtgagtaccccgaccaagctactgagaacgacaagagaacgttgagaagactggccagtgactatgtcttagatggggagatcctatacaaaagaaggaaggatcaggtactattaagatgtgtagacgccattgaggctaagaaaatcttagaagaaGTCCACGAGGGCGGTTgcgggacacatgctaatggttttacaatggccaggcaaattatgaggttcggttattattggtccaccatggaagaaGACTGTATTAACTatgccaaaagatgtcataagtgccaaatctatggagacaagattaatgtacctCCCTCACCTCTATATGTCATGACCtcgccatggcctttctcgatgtggggcatagatgtgattgggccaatttcgccaaaagcttcaaatgggtatcgtttcatctttgtggtcatcgattatttcaccaaatgggtggaggccgctttatatgccaatgtcactaaatcagcagttagcaagttcctgaaaaaggaaatcatctgtcgatatggaataccggaaaggatcatatctgacaatgtattgaatttgaacaacagcacgagagcggatgtctgcagtcagttcaagattagacaccacaactcgtcaccgtatcgcccgAAGATGAACGGAGCAGTCGAAGCAgtcaataagaacatcaagaagattgtaggaaagatgaaagaaacttataaagattggcatgagaagctaccattcgccctctatgcttatcgaacgtctatcagaacttctactggggcaacacctttctcattagtctatggaatggaggcagttttacctatcgaggtcaagattccttccctcagagttttgtcagaagtaaagatggatgaagcagaatggatccagtcccgatacgatcagctgaatttgattgaagaaaagaggctacggACTATTcaccatggtcagatgtaccaaaagtgaATGAttcgagcttacaacaaaaaggttcgtcccAGAGAGTTCCACAAGGGAGACctagtactgaaaaagatcctacccatacaaaaagacttcagaggaaaatggatgccgaattgggaagggccttatgtggtgaagaaagccttttctggcggagcattgatattggctgaaatggatggcaagaccttatccaatcctgtgaattcggattcggttaagaaatacttcgcctaa